The Arachis ipaensis cultivar K30076 chromosome B07, Araip1.1, whole genome shotgun sequence genomic interval AGTAATAACGTGCGGGCGGATGGGCCCACTTTTCATGTATCTAAGCACCTAACATCGACGATTTGAATAATAAGCAGCACAATTAGCCAAATTCATTTCATTTAATTTAATGCTACAAAGTGTGAGTCTAATTAAGAGCTGAGACGCTGAACTCTGTTTGAGCAATCAGGCTTCTCAAATCATGTGTGGATAGAAGAGGTCAGTGAGGAAATTTGTACTTCAGCCTATTTAGGCATATTGGGTATATAAAATCAGACTAACAGAGATTTGATAAACAACACATTAATAAATAACTGCAATAATTTTGTGGTGATTTAGTAATAATACAGATGATAATAACAGAGATGGTGATACAAATCACATctgaataattttttaattttataaatggtAGAAACACTAATAATGAAACACACTCCAAATAAGGATAAGTTAATTAACTTACTTGTAACATCTGTTAATGAAATCCTTGTGCTAGCCGAACCGGACCTCATTGCATGCATTAAATTTTGGTTGTTCTCATTTTGTGTGCATATTAATTTATTAAGGAAAAGTATACGTAATTAACAACATTTTTGAATAATAtgtgaacaatgtgaattaataggattaaaagagtaaattaatcttaaatttaattagtagcattaaattagggtgtagtgtatttttatttgattggtagttgttcatattgttcaaaatGGTCATTGTTTACCTAACACTCCCCATTTATTAATCAAGAGAACTTGATTATATGAGCTGCTACCGGCCGCAAAATTCTCTTTGACAATATTTCTTCTCTTTCCTCCATTGTAGGTGTCTTGAAatcatagttgtaagaaccggaccggaccggtcgGTTCGACTGAAAAACCGGTGAACCGGACTCATAACCGATCTGGTTGAGTGATGTAACCGGATAAGGAAAAGAACCGTTTTGGGCCGGTTTGAACCGGCCGGTTTTAATACAGACCCGCGGGTGTCCATCATCGCCGTCGTCGTTGCCCCGCCGTCGCCGTCGCCCTTGCTGCGCCGTCGAACTCGCCCTTGCTTCGCTCTTCTGCTCTGTCAAACAGGTTAGCTCCAGTTCTCCTCTGTACTCTGCTCTGTTCTGCACTTCTTGCTGTTACAGTGTTATGAATATGCTTGTTGAAATTTCTGGGATAAATATGCTTGTTGAAAGCTTGAATCTATGAAATATGAATTATGTTGTTTGTTGATTTGTTCTGTGTTTTACCGTAAGACACAACAAAAATTTGCCCAAACCCGTTTGTGAGGAAACATGGCATGATGAAACATTTTGTGAGCTGTATAAAAACCAAGTGGTACGAATAATTAAGAGCTATCGAAAAACATGAACGTTTCTTTCTCCAACCACTTTTATTATTGTCAAAAGCAATGTGGAAATTTTGGCACGAGAGTTTCTGAGAAGGTGCATTGGAGTTGCACTATAAATAAATTCATGTTAGCATCGCCAACTGCAGTACCAAACACCAAAACATTTCCACAAAGCATTTTCATAGCTTGAGCTACTTACTTGTCCTTATTTGAAAGCACATTTACTATAATAATTGTATTCTTCTCATAGTGTTAAGAGTCATTGTCTGCAATGAAGGTTCAACCAGTCTTGTTGTTATTGGTGATATCAATCACCCTTTGCACACTTTTACATGCTTGTTAAAAACTTGAAAATTTgttgttttgtttatttgttcTGGAAATATGAAATATGAATATGCTTGTCTTGCTGAATAGGAAATTTAACTATTTAAGATTGTTTATTGACTAATGCTTGTCTAGGTCTCTAGGATGAATATGCTTGTGCTGTGAATTTAACTATTTAAGCCTTTAAGGTTGCTGTCAGATGGAGCTAATAATTCTGTGAAAAATGCAAATCAAAATGAAACCAATCAGGATGTAGCTTCACATTTGTCAAATGAAGAGCAACTTGCCGACTTCGAAATCACTCCTtggatttagtttatgaattgttatccatattgtgtttaattaagaTACTAATGTACTAGTAGTAACTACTTTCATGTTTATCTTTGTATTAGTTATATTTAGACTTTGAAACTTGGTTGTTTTTAAAATGTTGGTGAAGAACTAACGAtatgtattttgaatttattaattttatgactatttttagtattttatattttttatttatgtgaaaTCGGTTTTACCGGTTCAACTAGCGATTTATCGGTTGAAtcaataaaccagtgaaccagtgaccTGACCGGTTCGATTACCGGTCCGATTCTTACAACTATGCTTGAAATAATTAGTGTTTTAAAAGAATGTAGTATTATGAAACAGAAAGAAAATATTCCATGAAAAAATTGGAATGATATAATTATAATTGGTGATTACCTTGAGGTGCATTTCGTAAACAAAGacttgttctttttcttcttttttgaccGTCCAAAATTATTCTACGCCTAATCCTTGCAAGTCTTGAACTTATCCTTGAATTTTCACTGTCCATTGACAAGAGATtaaaataacatactaaaattaagATAATTCAAATTCTGAATTGTTATATATGCAGAATATATTAGAAGTATTTGAAAACCGAAGAAAATGAATTAGCGGGAatgtgaaaaatattttattaaggTAATTTCTCTAAATAAAATTACATTTGCAACCTTAGATCAAGAAAACTTATAGGAGAGCTAAGTTTGGAATATAATAATTAATGCTTCATATGATAAGAAAACAATGATTTCCAATTCATTGATATATACATACATGGAAATATATAATAGTGAACTATCCGAGAAAAGTTCAAAGAAGAGATATACAAAATATACATGACATTATTGCTATACAGAGAATAGGCATTAAAAGATATACTCCTGTAATAAAATATTAAACCATGAGCaactatatttataaattaaaattattgataCACTACATGTATTATATTATTATAGATGAAATTAAAAAACCTCACTAAGTGTCGGTATACCAATTTGTCACACCGAATCCTAGATCCTATAATCTGAAACATTTAATAGGAGGAAAGAATGAAGGTTAGTTAAATCTCAAGCAAGGCTTGTGCATAAAAAAGCCAGAGGTACACCAATAATCAATGGA includes:
- the LOC110264974 gene encoding uncharacterized protein LOC110264974, translating into MHHEHCWIIGSRIRCDKLVYRHLVSENSRISSRLARIRRRIILDGQKRRKRTSLCLRNAPQARSAEQSRVQRRTGANLFDRAEERSKGDGDDGHPRVCIKTGRFKPAQNGSFPYPVTSLNQIGYESGSPVFQSNRPVRSGSYNYDFKTPTMEEREEILSKRILRPVAAHIIKFS